A genomic segment from uncultured Alistipes sp. encodes:
- the trpS gene encoding tryptophan--tRNA ligase, with protein MAKIILTGDRPTGRLHLGHFVGSLRRRVELQNSGEFDRIFIMIADAQALTDNADNPEKVRQNIIEVALDYLSVGLDPAKSTLFIQSQVPELCELAFYYMNLVTVQRLQRNPTVKAEIQMRGFAEGAVEGDTTQRQGIPVGFFTYPISQASDITAFRATTVPVGEDQEPMIEQTREIVHKFNTVYGETLTMPEILLPDNAACLRLPGTDGKAKMSKSLGNCIYLSDTADEVKKKVMGMYTDPDHLRVEDPGKVEGNTVFTYLDAFSRPEHFAKYLPDYASLDELKAHYRRGGLGDVKVKRLLIAILNETLDPIRERRHYYEARIGEVYDILRRGSETARAAAAETLADVRHAMKIDYFDDGELIAAQARQYTVGSER; from the coding sequence ATGGCTAAAATCATACTCACCGGCGACCGCCCCACGGGCCGGCTGCACCTCGGACACTTCGTCGGCTCGCTCCGGCGCCGCGTGGAACTCCAGAACTCCGGAGAATTCGACCGGATCTTCATCATGATCGCCGACGCACAGGCCCTCACCGACAACGCCGACAACCCCGAAAAGGTGCGCCAGAACATCATCGAGGTGGCCCTGGACTACCTATCCGTCGGTCTCGACCCCGCAAAATCGACCCTTTTCATCCAGTCGCAGGTTCCCGAACTGTGCGAGCTGGCCTTCTACTACATGAACCTCGTCACGGTGCAGCGCCTGCAGCGCAACCCCACCGTCAAGGCCGAGATCCAGATGCGCGGATTCGCCGAGGGGGCCGTTGAGGGCGACACCACCCAGCGTCAGGGAATCCCCGTCGGATTCTTCACCTACCCCATCAGCCAGGCGTCGGACATCACCGCCTTCCGGGCCACAACCGTCCCCGTGGGTGAGGACCAGGAGCCGATGATCGAGCAGACCCGCGAAATCGTGCATAAGTTCAACACGGTCTACGGCGAAACGCTCACCATGCCCGAAATCCTCCTGCCCGACAACGCCGCCTGCCTGCGCCTGCCCGGCACCGACGGCAAGGCCAAGATGTCCAAATCGCTCGGGAACTGCATCTACCTCTCCGACACGGCCGACGAGGTCAAGAAGAAGGTCATGGGCATGTACACCGATCCGGACCACCTGCGCGTCGAAGATCCCGGCAAGGTCGAAGGCAACACGGTCTTTACCTACCTCGACGCCTTCAGCCGCCCGGAACACTTCGCCAAGTACCTCCCCGACTACGCCTCGCTCGACGAACTGAAGGCCCACTACCGCCGCGGAGGCCTCGGCGACGTGAAGGTCAAGCGTCTGCTCATCGCCATCCTCAACGAGACCCTCGATCCGATCCGCGAACGCCGCCACTACTACGAGGCCCGCATCGGCGAGGTCTACGACATCCTCCGCCGGGGTTCCGAAACGGCCCGCGCCGCAGCTGCCGAGACCCTCGCGGACGTACGCCACGCCATGAAGATCGACTACTTCGACGACGGGGAGCTCATCGCCGCACAGGCCCGGCAGTACACCGTCGGCTCCGAACGCTGA
- a CDS encoding riboflavin kinase has protein sequence MERVIEGAERDAGAGKHGAGKHGAGTREAAPERRVIEGVVEHGQRLGRELGFPTANLAVPAGFPLSDGVYRSRAEVEGRWYDSMSNLGCNPTVGGGKRRLETHIFGFAGELYGSRLRVELLEKIRDERRFSTLEELQAQIAEDRATVLHLLGK, from the coding sequence ATGGAGCGTGTGATCGAGGGGGCGGAAAGAGATGCCGGGGCCGGGAAACACGGAGCCGGGAAACACGGGGCCGGGACGCGGGAAGCTGCTCCCGAAAGGCGCGTGATCGAAGGAGTGGTGGAGCATGGGCAGCGTTTGGGCCGCGAACTGGGTTTCCCGACGGCGAACCTGGCGGTTCCTGCCGGTTTTCCGCTTTCGGACGGGGTCTACCGTTCGCGTGCGGAAGTCGAGGGGCGCTGGTACGACAGCATGTCGAACCTGGGCTGCAACCCTACGGTAGGGGGCGGTAAACGGCGCCTGGAGACCCATATTTTCGGTTTTGCGGGCGAGCTTTACGGCAGCCGCCTGCGGGTGGAGTTGCTGGAAAAGATCCGCGACGAGCGGCGTTTCTCTACGCTGGAGGAGCTGCAGGCGCAGATCGCCGAGGACCGGGCGACGGTGTTGCATCTCCTGGGGAAATGA
- a CDS encoding phosphatidate cytidylyltransferase, translating to MSEKMKNLGVRTLSGAVLAVVVLGAILWSQWSFGLLLGVLLVCGMMEFYSLAGKRGRRPQRFVGLVAGLVLFALNFAFVSDDIQILGSANRAFGCGMAFLLLLLPVMFICELYRRGEDPAGNIATTLLGLVYVAMPLSLMCYFPIIASETWSPWVMLFYIFIIWANDVFAYLVGMSVGRHRLCERLSPKKSWEGFFGGVIGAVAMGLLAARVLEDSYAAWAGLALVASVTGVLGDLVESMFKRAAGVKDSGTLIPGHGGVLDRFDAMLLSAPFVFVYMLFVM from the coding sequence ATGAGTGAAAAGATGAAGAACCTGGGGGTCCGCACGTTGAGCGGTGCGGTGCTCGCGGTGGTGGTTCTGGGTGCCATCCTCTGGTCTCAGTGGAGTTTCGGACTCCTGCTGGGGGTACTGCTGGTCTGCGGCATGATGGAGTTTTACTCCCTGGCCGGAAAACGGGGCCGCCGCCCGCAGCGGTTTGTCGGACTTGTGGCGGGTCTTGTGCTCTTTGCCCTGAATTTCGCCTTCGTCAGCGACGACATCCAGATCCTGGGTTCCGCCAACCGGGCCTTCGGCTGCGGAATGGCCTTTCTGCTGCTGCTGTTGCCCGTGATGTTCATCTGCGAACTCTACCGACGGGGCGAGGATCCCGCGGGCAATATCGCCACGACCCTGCTGGGTCTGGTTTACGTGGCGATGCCGCTGTCGCTGATGTGCTACTTCCCGATCATTGCCAGCGAGACCTGGAGCCCCTGGGTGATGCTCTTCTACATCTTCATCATCTGGGCGAACGACGTCTTCGCCTACCTGGTGGGGATGTCGGTCGGCCGCCACCGCCTTTGCGAACGCCTTTCGCCCAAGAAGTCGTGGGAAGGCTTCTTCGGCGGGGTCATCGGGGCCGTGGCGATGGGACTGCTCGCCGCCCGGGTGCTGGAGGACAGCTATGCGGCGTGGGCCGGTCTGGCCCTCGTGGCTTCGGTCACGGGGGTGCTGGGCGACCTGGTGGAGTCGATGTTCAAGCGGGCCGCGGGTGTCAAGGATTCGGGTACGCTGATTCCGGGGCACGGAGGTGTCCTGGACCGTTTCGACGCCATGCTGCTATCGGCGCCCTTCGTCTTCGTCTATATGCTTTTCGTCATGTAA
- a CDS encoding phosphatidylserine decarboxylase family protein, whose protein sequence is MRINKEGYKIIGISGAVCLLIWWFFYRMLVNESGVALLWGGTIFLLLFWFFIVAFFREPRRVRIHDADLVFAPCDGRVVVTEVVKETEYLQEEMLQISIFMSITNVHMNWVPVGGVVEYFKYHPGRFLVAWHPKSSTENERTTTVVKMPTGQRVLFRQVAGLIARRIISYMKVGNPVEQNSVCGFIKFGSRVDILIPKDSELLVEIGDPTVGSQTPIARLRKVVDNQ, encoded by the coding sequence ATGAGAATCAACAAGGAAGGATACAAGATTATCGGCATTTCGGGGGCCGTCTGCCTTCTGATCTGGTGGTTTTTCTACCGGATGCTGGTCAATGAATCGGGTGTCGCCTTGCTGTGGGGCGGTACGATATTCCTGCTGCTGTTCTGGTTCTTCATCGTGGCGTTCTTCCGCGAGCCGCGGCGGGTGCGGATCCATGATGCCGATCTGGTCTTTGCGCCGTGCGACGGCCGCGTGGTGGTGACCGAGGTGGTGAAGGAGACCGAATACCTCCAGGAGGAGATGCTGCAGATCTCGATCTTCATGTCGATCACGAACGTCCACATGAACTGGGTTCCGGTGGGCGGTGTCGTGGAGTATTTCAAATACCATCCGGGCCGTTTCCTGGTGGCCTGGCATCCGAAGTCGTCGACCGAGAACGAGCGGACGACCACGGTGGTGAAGATGCCTACGGGCCAGCGGGTGCTGTTCCGTCAGGTGGCGGGTCTGATCGCCCGGCGGATCATCTCCTACATGAAGGTCGGCAATCCCGTGGAGCAGAACAGCGTCTGCGGGTTCATCAAGTTCGGCTCACGGGTCGACATCCTGATTCCGAAGGATAGCGAGCTGCTGGTCGAGATCGGCGACCCGACGGTGGGCTCGCAGACGCCGATCGCGCGGCTGCGCAAGGTGGTGGATAACCAATAA
- a CDS encoding AI-2E family transporter → MQTTPQTVLKFIVGAAIATAVLFLVWYFSSIVVYILVSAVLAVMGRPLVKRLSGVHIRGWQIPRWLAALVTLVVIWAIFAACFSLFVPLVFNKINQFAHVDFAAVMASIGEPLARAQLDLQHLFSLPESTFSLSEELTDALRGIIDFDSLNLIFSSIVNLVISSVIAIFSISFITFFFLKEEGLFYAMVTSVFPEHYHENITRALDSVTLLLARYFTGILSESLLLTIAVSLVMMTFGMKTVDAAFIGLTMGIMNVVPYAGPLIGGIFSVFVGIVTPIEGMPVGHTVLVIICSLLVIKGLDDFVLQPTLYSERVKAHPLEVFLVILIAGSLAGIVGMLLAIPSYTVLRVFAKEFFSQFSLVRKLTEKI, encoded by the coding sequence ATGCAAACGACGCCTCAGACGGTTCTGAAATTCATCGTGGGCGCGGCGATCGCTACGGCCGTGCTCTTTCTGGTGTGGTATTTCTCGTCGATCGTCGTCTATATTCTGGTCTCGGCGGTGCTGGCCGTGATGGGGCGCCCGCTGGTGAAACGCCTCTCGGGGGTGCATATCCGCGGTTGGCAGATCCCGCGCTGGCTGGCGGCCCTGGTGACGCTGGTTGTGATCTGGGCGATCTTCGCGGCCTGCTTCTCGCTCTTCGTGCCGCTGGTCTTCAACAAGATCAACCAGTTCGCCCATGTGGACTTCGCGGCCGTCATGGCGAGTATCGGCGAACCCCTGGCTCGTGCGCAACTCGACCTGCAGCACCTTTTCTCCCTGCCCGAAAGCACCTTTTCGCTCTCCGAGGAGCTGACCGATGCCCTGCGGGGAATCATCGACTTCGATTCGCTCAACCTGATCTTCTCGTCGATCGTCAACCTGGTGATCTCGTCGGTGATCGCGATCTTCTCGATTTCGTTTATCACCTTCTTCTTCCTCAAGGAGGAGGGGCTTTTCTATGCAATGGTGACTTCGGTTTTCCCGGAGCACTACCATGAAAACATCACCCGGGCGCTGGATTCGGTGACGCTGCTGCTGGCCCGCTACTTTACGGGCATCCTGTCGGAGAGCCTGCTGCTGACGATTGCCGTGTCGCTGGTGATGATGACCTTCGGGATGAAGACCGTGGATGCCGCCTTCATCGGCCTGACGATGGGCATCATGAACGTCGTACCCTATGCGGGCCCGCTGATCGGCGGGATCTTCTCGGTCTTCGTGGGGATTGTGACGCCGATCGAGGGGATGCCCGTGGGGCATACGGTGCTGGTCATCATCTGCTCGCTGCTGGTCATCAAGGGGCTGGACGATTTCGTGCTGCAGCCGACACTCTATTCGGAACGGGTCAAGGCCCATCCGCTGGAGGTCTTTCTGGTGATCCTGATTGCGGGATCGCTGGCCGGGATCGTGGGGATGCTGTTGGCGATACCCTCCTATACGGTGCTGCGGGTCTTCGCCAAGGAGTTCTTCTCGCAGTTCAGTCTGGTGCGCAAACTGACGGAAAAAATCTGA
- the rsfS gene encoding ribosome silencing factor: MDKLIETIVSAIEDKKGKNIVSLDLSGFDGAICSHFVVCNADSTTQVAAIADGIEEKVLETLGEKVWRIEGQQNALWIAMDYVDVVVHIFQTELRSFYRLEELWADAPMVKYEYEA; the protein is encoded by the coding sequence ATGGACAAACTGATCGAAACGATCGTCAGCGCGATTGAAGATAAAAAAGGGAAAAATATCGTATCGTTGGACCTCTCGGGCTTCGACGGGGCCATCTGTTCTCATTTCGTGGTCTGCAACGCGGATTCCACGACGCAGGTGGCGGCCATAGCCGACGGCATCGAGGAGAAGGTGCTCGAAACGCTGGGCGAAAAGGTCTGGCGCATCGAGGGGCAGCAGAATGCCCTGTGGATCGCCATGGACTATGTAGACGTTGTGGTTCACATCTTCCAGACGGAGCTGCGCAGCTTCTACCGGCTTGAGGAGCTGTGGGCCGATGCCCCGATGGTGAAATACGAATACGAAGCGTAA
- the ftsH gene encoding ATP-dependent zinc metalloprotease FtsH has product MAQNLNKRSNNPKMNMPRFSLLWVYGVIAALIVGYYLFNPSGEQPVESNWTTVEPMVEAGDVEKILVVNKDQAQVFLKRESVAKYRSDSLDKRFRRLPESGPQLIFTIGSVDSFREDLNAAESRSGASVPVEYDNRDDGWTSLLVNLLPWVLIIGVWIFIMRSMARGAGAGGGGGIMNVGKAKAQVFDKDNSKRVTFKDVAGLEEAKVEIMEIVDFLKKADKYKELGAKIPKGALLVGPPGTGKTLLAKAVAGEANVPFLSISGSDFVEMFVGVGASRVRDLFEQAKQKAPCIVFIDEIDAIGRARGKNAGFSGNDERENTLNQLLTEMDGFQTNTGVIVLAATNRADILDKALMRAGRFDRQIEVGLPDVKEREEIFEVHLRPLKLDPALDRSFLARQTPGFSGADIANVCNEAALIAARHNKKYISKEDFLAAIDRIIGGLERKNKIITDEEKRVIAYHEAGHATVSWILENASPLIKVTIIPRGKALGAAWYLPEERQITTREQLMDELAATLGGRVSEQLTFGEVSTGALNDLERVTKQAYAMVAYYGMSEEVGTLSYYDSTGQSDMSFTKPYSEKTAQQIDAEARAVIDRAYGMAEKVLKEHRDGLKELAELLLQREVVFTEDVERIFGKRKKDIEHERREAAAKAGAEGASSEASAPSADEKRSGTQNAAVSAAGTPEQPGVKNPSGPESVSSSDSKQKA; this is encoded by the coding sequence ATGGCACAGAATCTGAACAAACGTAGCAATAATCCGAAAATGAACATGCCCCGGTTCTCGCTGTTGTGGGTCTACGGGGTGATTGCGGCGCTGATCGTGGGCTACTACCTGTTCAACCCGTCGGGCGAGCAGCCCGTCGAGAGTAACTGGACGACGGTCGAGCCGATGGTCGAGGCCGGGGATGTGGAGAAGATCCTGGTGGTGAACAAGGACCAGGCCCAGGTTTTTCTGAAACGGGAATCCGTTGCGAAATACCGCAGCGATTCGCTCGATAAGCGCTTCCGGCGGCTGCCGGAGAGCGGTCCGCAGCTGATCTTTACGATCGGTTCGGTGGATTCGTTCCGCGAGGACCTGAATGCAGCCGAATCCCGCTCGGGGGCGAGTGTCCCGGTGGAGTACGACAACCGGGACGACGGCTGGACCTCGCTGCTGGTGAATCTGCTGCCGTGGGTGCTGATCATCGGGGTGTGGATCTTCATCATGCGTTCGATGGCCCGCGGGGCGGGTGCCGGGGGCGGAGGCGGCATCATGAATGTCGGCAAGGCCAAGGCGCAGGTCTTCGACAAGGACAACTCCAAGCGGGTGACGTTCAAGGATGTGGCCGGCCTGGAGGAGGCCAAGGTCGAGATCATGGAGATCGTCGACTTCCTGAAGAAGGCCGACAAATACAAGGAACTGGGCGCCAAAATCCCGAAAGGGGCGCTGCTCGTGGGCCCTCCGGGCACGGGTAAGACGCTGCTGGCGAAGGCCGTGGCGGGCGAGGCGAATGTTCCGTTTCTCTCGATTTCGGGTTCGGATTTTGTGGAGATGTTCGTGGGCGTGGGGGCGTCGCGCGTGCGCGACCTCTTCGAGCAGGCCAAGCAGAAAGCCCCGTGCATCGTCTTCATCGACGAGATCGACGCCATCGGCCGGGCGCGCGGCAAGAATGCCGGCTTCTCGGGCAACGACGAGCGTGAAAATACGCTGAACCAGCTGCTCACGGAGATGGACGGTTTCCAGACCAATACGGGCGTGATCGTGCTGGCGGCAACCAACCGCGCCGACATCCTGGACAAGGCGCTGATGCGGGCCGGGCGTTTCGACCGCCAGATCGAGGTAGGGCTTCCCGACGTGAAGGAGCGCGAGGAGATCTTCGAGGTGCACCTGCGCCCGTTGAAACTCGACCCGGCGCTGGACCGTTCGTTCCTGGCGCGCCAGACCCCGGGCTTCTCGGGCGCCGACATCGCCAACGTTTGCAACGAGGCGGCCCTGATCGCGGCCCGCCACAACAAGAAATACATCTCCAAGGAGGACTTCCTGGCGGCCATCGACCGGATCATCGGCGGCCTGGAGCGCAAGAACAAGATCATTACCGACGAGGAGAAGCGCGTGATCGCCTATCACGAGGCGGGCCATGCCACGGTAAGCTGGATTCTCGAAAATGCCAGTCCGCTGATCAAGGTGACGATCATCCCGCGCGGGAAGGCGCTGGGTGCCGCGTGGTACCTGCCCGAGGAGCGTCAGATCACCACGCGCGAGCAGCTGATGGACGAACTGGCGGCGACGCTGGGCGGGCGCGTGTCGGAGCAGCTGACCTTCGGGGAGGTGTCGACCGGGGCGTTGAACGACCTGGAGCGCGTCACCAAACAGGCTTACGCCATGGTGGCCTACTACGGCATGAGCGAAGAGGTCGGGACGCTGTCGTATTACGACTCGACGGGCCAGAGCGACATGTCCTTTACGAAGCCCTACTCCGAGAAGACGGCGCAGCAGATCGACGCCGAAGCCCGGGCGGTGATCGACCGGGCCTACGGGATGGCCGAAAAGGTGCTGAAGGAGCACCGCGACGGCCTAAAGGAGTTGGCGGAACTGCTTCTGCAGCGCGAGGTGGTCTTTACGGAGGATGTGGAGCGGATTTTCGGCAAGCGCAAGAAGGATATCGAGCACGAGCGGCGTGAGGCTGCGGCGAAAGCCGGGGCGGAAGGCGCCTCGTCGGAGGCTTCGGCGCCGTCCGCCGATGAAAAGCGCTCCGGAACGCAGAATGCTGCCGTCTCGGCCGCGGGGACCCCGGAGCAGCCGGGCGTGAAGAACCCGTCAGGCCCGGAATCCGTCTCATCGAGCGATTCGAAACAGAAGGCGTGA
- a CDS encoding hydrogen peroxide-inducible genes activator, protein MTIIQLEYLLAVANCGSFSQAAEHCFVTQPSLSMQIKSLEEELGVVLLDRSKKPVIPTEAGAAVLEQARETLKAYNYIREVVAELKGETAGKLRLGVIPTIAPYLLHKFIPTFVREYPKVELEISEMITSEIVEALKRDRIDAALVASGTCGEGIFEQELFNDRFYAYVSPENPLYERQNIRIEDIDLKDLVILSPGNCMRDQIIELCQARRSMPTHYSFESGSLDTLMRIVDCTSCLTIIPEMSIEYIPADHRDRLKTLAKGAMSRKIAVAVRRTYVKNSIIRVLTETILSCVEQSRS, encoded by the coding sequence ATGACCATCATTCAACTCGAATACCTGTTGGCGGTAGCCAACTGCGGCAGTTTTTCGCAGGCTGCCGAGCACTGTTTCGTGACGCAGCCGTCGCTGAGTATGCAGATCAAGTCGCTGGAGGAGGAGTTGGGCGTAGTGCTGCTGGACCGTTCGAAGAAACCGGTAATCCCGACGGAGGCGGGCGCTGCGGTGCTGGAGCAGGCGCGTGAGACGCTCAAGGCCTACAACTACATCCGGGAGGTGGTTGCCGAATTGAAGGGCGAGACGGCCGGGAAACTGCGTCTGGGTGTGATCCCGACGATTGCGCCCTACCTGCTCCACAAGTTCATTCCGACCTTTGTGCGGGAGTACCCGAAGGTGGAGCTGGAGATCTCGGAGATGATCACTTCGGAGATCGTCGAGGCGCTGAAGCGCGACCGGATCGACGCGGCGCTGGTGGCGAGCGGCACGTGCGGGGAGGGGATCTTCGAGCAGGAACTTTTCAACGACCGTTTTTATGCGTATGTATCCCCGGAAAACCCGCTCTACGAACGGCAGAACATCCGCATCGAGGATATCGACCTGAAGGACCTGGTGATCCTGAGTCCGGGCAACTGTATGCGGGACCAGATCATCGAGCTGTGCCAGGCGCGTCGTTCGATGCCGACGCACTATTCGTTCGAATCGGGTTCGCTGGACACGCTGATGCGGATCGTGGACTGCACGTCGTGCCTGACGATCATTCCGGAGATGTCGATCGAGTATATTCCGGCGGACCACCGCGACCGGCTGAAGACGCTGGCCAAGGGTGCGATGTCGCGCAAGATCGCCGTGGCGGTGCGTCGCACGTATGTCAAGAACTCGATTATCCGGGTCCTGACGGAGACGATCCTCTCGTGCGTGGAGCAGTCGCGTTCGTGA